From Flavobacterium lipolyticum, one genomic window encodes:
- a CDS encoding M1 family metallopeptidase, with translation MKYTLLFFTAFTFAQQTQFVDFKTVSGQLTVNAVEKTISGTVDYQFEILKPIDTIRIDAKNMAFSNVQIDNREAVFISTDKELKIVGNFQKGENHLTFQYSAKPKQALYFVNMDNSEVQIWTQGQGRYTSNWFPSFDDVNEKVVFRLGVTYDSAYQVISNGILENKKINANQTQWQYKMEKPMSSYLLMLAIGKYDKKELKAKSRIPLEYYLENKDADRFEPTYRYSKRIFDFLEKEIGVKYPWEIYREIPVRDFLYAGMENTTSTLFATRYVVDSIGFEDRNYTNVDAHELAHHWFGDLITAESSTHHWLQEGFATYFAALAEREIYGDDFFYSKLYDTAQQIKFASRTDSIPVLNAKASSLTFYEKGAWALFALHESIGDKAFKKAIKSYLKKYAYQTVNTQNFFDEIKKVSDFDLDKFQKTWLESIVFDTATANTLLSKNKSIQVRLEVDKLKKTALAEKEVFLSKTLDSDIYYSVKEAIVNQLENEKYESKRALLLQALKTNELQVRQAVAASLTKIPEDFRVEYESLLDDKSYQTQEVALYWLWRNFPEHRTRYLDKSKNWIGFNDYNLRTLWLSLALSTPNYTNDSEVLISELIAFSSAKYEATTRQNALEKLIAFKIINDAVLTNLVSATTHHMWQFSKFGRDTIRLLLKNTDLRASFERILTNLNPDEQFQLKRLLAEEVKK, from the coding sequence ATGAAATATACGCTATTATTTTTTACCGCTTTTACTTTTGCGCAGCAAACACAATTTGTTGATTTTAAAACCGTTTCCGGACAATTGACTGTAAATGCTGTCGAAAAAACAATTTCAGGCACAGTCGATTATCAATTTGAGATTCTGAAACCGATTGATACGATCAGGATTGATGCAAAAAATATGGCATTTTCTAATGTTCAGATAGATAACAGAGAAGCTGTTTTTATAAGTACAGATAAAGAATTGAAGATTGTCGGTAATTTCCAAAAGGGAGAAAATCATCTTACTTTTCAATACAGCGCCAAACCAAAACAAGCCCTGTATTTTGTGAATATGGACAACTCGGAAGTACAAATATGGACACAAGGACAGGGAAGGTATACCAGCAATTGGTTTCCAAGTTTTGATGATGTAAACGAAAAGGTAGTATTTCGTTTAGGAGTAACATACGATAGTGCTTATCAGGTAATTTCGAATGGTATTTTAGAGAATAAAAAAATAAACGCCAATCAAACACAGTGGCAGTATAAAATGGAGAAACCAATGAGTTCTTATCTTCTGATGCTTGCCATAGGAAAGTATGATAAAAAAGAGCTAAAGGCAAAATCCAGAATCCCGTTAGAGTATTATCTGGAAAACAAAGATGCAGATCGTTTTGAACCAACTTACCGTTACTCTAAACGTATTTTTGATTTTTTAGAGAAAGAAATAGGAGTTAAATATCCATGGGAAATCTATCGCGAAATTCCGGTTCGTGATTTTTTATATGCCGGTATGGAAAACACCACTTCAACACTTTTCGCTACCCGTTATGTAGTGGATTCCATCGGTTTTGAAGATCGAAACTATACCAATGTAGATGCACATGAATTAGCACATCATTGGTTTGGTGACCTTATTACAGCCGAAAGCAGTACGCATCACTGGCTCCAGGAAGGTTTTGCAACCTATTTTGCAGCTTTGGCCGAAAGAGAAATTTACGGTGATGATTTTTTCTACTCCAAATTGTACGACACCGCACAACAGATAAAATTTGCCTCCAGGACCGATTCTATTCCGGTTTTAAATGCAAAAGCAAGCTCTTTGACTTTTTATGAAAAAGGAGCCTGGGCATTATTTGCATTACATGAATCTATTGGCGATAAAGCATTCAAAAAAGCAATAAAGAGTTATCTTAAAAAGTATGCTTATCAAACGGTAAATACACAAAACTTCTTCGATGAAATAAAAAAAGTCTCTGACTTTGATTTGGATAAATTTCAGAAAACCTGGTTGGAATCAATCGTTTTTGATACAGCAACAGCCAATACTTTATTGAGTAAAAACAAATCGATTCAGGTTCGATTAGAAGTTGATAAATTAAAAAAGACAGCTTTAGCAGAGAAAGAAGTATTTCTAAGTAAAACTTTAGATTCAGATATTTATTATTCTGTAAAAGAAGCTATTGTTAATCAATTAGAAAATGAAAAATACGAATCAAAGAGAGCATTATTATTGCAAGCTCTGAAAACTAATGAACTTCAGGTTCGGCAGGCAGTTGCGGCTTCTTTGACTAAAATTCCAGAAGACTTCAGGGTGGAATATGAAAGCTTACTTGACGATAAATCATATCAAACACAGGAAGTTGCTTTGTATTGGCTATGGAGAAACTTTCCCGAGCACCGTACCCGATATTTGGACAAATCAAAAAATTGGATTGGTTTCAACGACTACAATTTAAGAACACTATGGCTTTCATTAGCACTTTCAACACCTAATTATACAAATGATTCAGAAGTCTTAATCTCAGAGTTAATTGCTTTCTCTTCTGCAAAGTATGAAGCTACAACCAGACAAAATGCTTTAGAAAAACTGATTGCTTTTAAGATTATCAATGATGCTGTTTTAACGAACTTAGTTTCCGCGACAACTCATCACATGTGGCAATTTTCAAAGTTTGGAAGAGATACAATTCGACTTTTGCTAAAAAATACAGATTTGCGTGCTTCGTTTGAAAGAATTTTGACTAATTTAAACCCCGATGAACAATTTCAACTAAAACGTTTATTGGCAGAGGAGGTGAAGAAATAG
- a CDS encoding diphthine--ammonia ligase, giving the protein MPIPKKALFNWSSGKDSALALYKILQNPDFKIECLLTSVNQQYQRISMHGVRVELLEAQAKSLGLPLKIMQIPEMPTMETYEGVMNETLAELKSLGITHSIFGDIFLEDLRKYRETQLAKIDFEGVFPLWKIPTQDLIQEFISLGFKTIVVCVNERFLEKSFVGRIIDQDFINDLPENVDVCGENGEFHTFTFDGPIFSEPVPFEIGEIVFRKYEKPKTQETSNTACDTNSSDAFDYGFWYCDLI; this is encoded by the coding sequence ATGCCAATACCTAAAAAAGCTTTATTTAACTGGAGCAGCGGAAAAGATTCTGCTCTTGCCCTCTATAAAATTTTGCAAAATCCTGATTTCAAAATTGAATGTTTACTGACAAGTGTTAATCAGCAATACCAGCGAATTTCTATGCATGGTGTTCGTGTAGAACTGTTGGAAGCGCAAGCAAAAAGTCTCGGTTTACCTTTGAAAATCATGCAAATCCCGGAGATGCCTACGATGGAGACCTATGAAGGTGTTATGAATGAAACCTTAGCTGAATTAAAAAGTCTTGGAATCACACATTCCATTTTTGGCGATATTTTTCTGGAAGATTTGCGCAAGTATCGCGAGACTCAATTGGCTAAAATAGATTTTGAAGGTGTATTCCCTCTTTGGAAAATTCCGACTCAGGATTTGATACAAGAATTCATTTCACTTGGATTTAAAACGATTGTGGTATGTGTAAACGAGCGGTTTTTAGAAAAAAGTTTTGTGGGAAGAATTATCGATCAGGATTTCATTAACGACTTACCTGAAAACGTAGATGTTTGCGGTGAAAATGGTGAATTTCATACTTTTACTTTTGATGGGCCAATTTTCTCCGAACCTGTTCCTTTTGAAATTGGAGAAATTGTTTTCCGCAAGTATGAAAAGCCTAAAACTCAGGAAACCTCAAACACTGCTTGTGACACCAATTCCAGTGATGCTTTTGATTATGGATTTTGGTATTGCGATTTGATTTAA
- a CDS encoding OmpA/MotB family protein, whose translation MRKIVIALSVLMALTSCVSKKQYAALEAKNKEIQDLLNSCTVKLNTCLEEKAGLAATAESYKQHNQDLISTSKDLTVLTTKGAENLEKSLESLKEKDLKISRLQDALTKKDSVTLALVTSLKGAVGINDPDIEINVEKGVVFISIADKLLFKSGSYDVSDKAKSVLAKVAKVVNDKPDFECMVEGHTDDVPYKSNGIILDNWDLSVKRSTSIVRVLSNELGVNPAKLIAAGRSSYVPLVANDSAENKARNRRTRIVVMPKIDQFYDMIEKEMKKQAK comes from the coding sequence ATGAGAAAAATAGTTATCGCACTATCAGTACTAATGGCCTTAACTTCGTGTGTATCGAAGAAGCAATATGCTGCTTTAGAAGCTAAGAACAAAGAGATACAAGATTTATTAAACTCTTGCACAGTTAAATTAAATACTTGTTTGGAAGAAAAAGCAGGATTAGCAGCAACTGCTGAAAGCTATAAACAACACAATCAGGATTTAATCAGTACTTCTAAAGACTTAACTGTTTTAACTACTAAAGGAGCTGAAAATCTTGAGAAATCTTTAGAAAGTTTAAAAGAAAAAGATTTAAAAATATCTAGACTTCAGGATGCATTAACTAAGAAAGACAGTGTGACTTTAGCTTTAGTTACAAGCTTAAAAGGAGCTGTTGGAATCAATGATCCGGATATCGAAATCAACGTAGAAAAAGGAGTTGTATTTATTTCTATCGCTGATAAATTATTATTCAAAAGTGGAAGTTATGACGTGAGCGACAAAGCAAAATCTGTTTTGGCTAAAGTTGCTAAAGTAGTGAACGACAAACCTGATTTTGAATGTATGGTTGAAGGTCACACAGATGACGTTCCTTACAAAAGTAATGGAATTATCTTAGACAACTGGGATTTAAGTGTTAAACGTTCTACTTCAATCGTTCGTGTATTAAGCAATGAACTTGGTGTAAACCCTGCTAAATTAATCGCTGCCGGTAGAAGTTCTTATGTACCATTAGTAGCTAATGATAGTGCTGAGAACAAAGCCCGTAATAGAAGAACTCGTATTGTGGTTATGCCAAAAATCGATCAATTCTATGATATGATTGAAAAAGAAATGAAGAAACAAGCGAAATAA
- a CDS encoding patatin-like phospholipase family protein, which translates to MRALVISGGGSKGAFAGGVAQYLIEEKNHEYDLFIGTSTGSLLIPHLALGHIKKIHSVYTNVTMASIFNICPFVVKNKDGVDIVTINHFNVLRQFFKGKRTFGESKGLKRYIKNNFSISDFNKLKKLDSDIVITVTNFTKNEAEYKSVKDCTYEEFCEWSWISSNYVPFMSLVEKNNYEYGDGGFASLVPIREAINRGATEIDVIILETEVNMDKTVIGKNPFSLMIDLFRIALDQVEKHDITIGKLLANNKNVKLNLYYTPTKLTDNALIFNQEVMKEWWEQGYEYAQNKSEVMSDNR; encoded by the coding sequence ATGAGAGCATTGGTTATTTCTGGTGGAGGAAGTAAAGGGGCATTTGCCGGCGGTGTCGCACAATATCTGATCGAAGAGAAGAATCACGAGTATGATTTGTTTATAGGTACTTCGACCGGTAGTTTACTTATACCTCATTTAGCCCTGGGACACATTAAGAAAATTCACTCTGTTTATACCAATGTTACCATGGCCAGTATTTTTAATATTTGCCCATTTGTTGTGAAAAATAAGGACGGAGTAGACATTGTAACCATAAATCATTTTAACGTATTACGACAGTTTTTCAAGGGAAAACGTACTTTCGGTGAAAGTAAAGGTTTAAAGAGGTATATAAAGAACAATTTTTCTATATCAGATTTCAATAAACTAAAAAAGCTTGACAGTGACATTGTTATAACGGTAACTAATTTTACCAAGAATGAAGCAGAATACAAATCGGTGAAAGATTGCACGTATGAAGAATTCTGTGAATGGTCCTGGATCTCCAGTAATTATGTTCCTTTTATGAGCCTTGTTGAGAAAAACAATTACGAATACGGGGATGGAGGCTTTGCGAGTTTAGTTCCAATCCGCGAAGCCATTAATCGCGGGGCAACAGAAATTGACGTTATCATTCTCGAAACCGAGGTAAATATGGACAAAACAGTTATCGGTAAGAATCCGTTTTCTTTAATGATCGATTTGTTTCGAATTGCTTTAGACCAGGTCGAAAAACATGATATTACCATTGGGAAGCTTCTCGCAAACAATAAAAATGTAAAACTTAATCTGTACTACACCCCAACAAAACTAACCGATAATGCCCTTATTTTCAATCAGGAAGTCATGAAAGAGTGGTGGGAACAAGGCTATGAATATGCCCAGAATAAATCTGAAGTCATGAGTGATAACAGATAG
- a CDS encoding sulfite exporter TauE/SafE family protein, protein MDTYIIILLCLAAFAAGFIDAIVGGGGLIQTPMGLILLPNLPVSTVIGTLKLPAFTGTSFAAFQYLKKVVIQWKLLIIMMCLAVPSAFLGSTLLTYVSNDFMKPLLLVVLSLLLIYTYAKKNFGQHEAKDHSAGIQILYAVVISVIVGFYDGFIGPGTGSFFVVAFIALLGFDFLHASANAKMVNLATNFGSICLFMIKGKIIWTIAIPMAISNGLGGWLGAKLAINKGNGFIRVFFLVVVIGTLIRFSYDVFYK, encoded by the coding sequence ATGGACACCTACATTATAATTTTACTTTGTTTAGCTGCTTTTGCGGCAGGATTTATTGATGCTATAGTAGGCGGCGGCGGATTAATTCAAACACCAATGGGTTTGATTCTATTGCCAAATTTACCGGTTTCTACCGTTATAGGTACTCTGAAGTTACCCGCTTTTACCGGAACTTCTTTCGCAGCCTTTCAATACCTCAAAAAAGTTGTAATTCAATGGAAACTTTTAATCATCATGATGTGTTTAGCTGTTCCCTCTGCATTTCTGGGGTCCACGCTGCTAACCTACGTTAGCAACGATTTTATGAAACCTCTTTTATTGGTAGTATTATCACTTTTGCTGATTTATACGTATGCCAAGAAGAATTTCGGACAACATGAAGCCAAAGATCATTCGGCCGGAATACAAATACTGTATGCCGTTGTTATCAGTGTAATTGTTGGTTTTTATGATGGTTTTATCGGTCCCGGAACCGGCAGTTTTTTCGTGGTCGCTTTCATAGCTCTTTTAGGATTTGATTTTCTTCACGCGTCCGCAAATGCCAAAATGGTAAATCTCGCTACCAACTTCGGCTCGATTTGTTTGTTTATGATAAAAGGGAAAATAATCTGGACAATCGCAATTCCAATGGCGATAAGCAACGGACTTGGTGGCTGGCTTGGCGCAAAACTCGCCATTAATAAAGGAAACGGTTTTATTCGTGTTTTCTTTTTAGTGGTCGTAATTGGTACGTTAATCCGATTTTCTTACGATGTGTTTTATAAATAG
- a CDS encoding L-threonylcarbamoyladenylate synthase, which produces MAEFIKIYSDKPSEAAIAKVVKVLQSGGLVIYPTDTVYGLGCDITNSRALEKIAKIKGVKLEKANFSFICHDLSNLSDYVRQIDTSTFKILKRALPGPYTFILPGNNNLPKEFKKKTTVGIRVPDNNIILEIVRQLGNPVVSTSIRDEDDVIEYTTDPELIFEKWQNLVDLVIDGGYGDNVGSTIIDLSEHEPVIVREGKGDVGIL; this is translated from the coding sequence ATGGCTGAGTTCATAAAAATATATTCGGACAAACCCAGTGAAGCTGCAATAGCCAAAGTGGTAAAAGTACTTCAGAGCGGTGGTTTGGTGATTTATCCAACTGACACGGTTTATGGTTTAGGTTGTGATATTACCAATTCGCGTGCTTTAGAGAAAATTGCAAAAATAAAAGGCGTCAAATTAGAGAAAGCAAATTTCTCGTTCATTTGTCACGATTTAAGTAATTTATCGGACTATGTACGCCAAATTGATACATCAACGTTTAAAATTCTTAAAAGAGCATTACCAGGACCTTATACTTTTATTCTGCCTGGAAACAATAATCTTCCTAAAGAGTTTAAAAAGAAAACAACGGTAGGAATTCGTGTACCGGACAATAATATTATTCTTGAAATTGTTCGTCAGCTTGGAAATCCGGTGGTCTCAACTTCTATTCGTGATGAAGATGATGTAATTGAGTATACCACAGATCCTGAACTGATCTTTGAAAAATGGCAAAATCTGGTTGATTTGGTTATTGATGGCGGATATGGCGATAATGTAGGGTCTACAATTATTGATTTATCAGAACACGAGCCGGTAATCGTTAGAGAAGGAAAAGGGGATGTTGGTATTTTGTAA
- a CDS encoding DUF1697 domain-containing protein, which produces MTTHLALLRGINVSGHNMIKMEALKTMLENMGFQNVRTYLQSGNVFVDTEEESASKVGFMIKQEIFKVFGHEVPVIVIAKEDLELCFSNNPFLKEKDIDIKKLYIVFVSIALKKESIHDLKISQFKPDEASIDENRIYIKYDIGAGKTRLELKYIEKKLNVIGTMRNLNTVTNLLEMYV; this is translated from the coding sequence ATGACTACACATTTAGCACTTTTACGCGGAATCAACGTTTCCGGTCACAACATGATAAAAATGGAAGCTTTGAAGACAATGTTAGAAAACATGGGCTTTCAAAACGTACGCACTTACTTGCAGTCCGGAAATGTATTTGTGGATACAGAAGAAGAAAGTGCTTCAAAAGTAGGTTTTATGATCAAACAGGAGATTTTTAAAGTTTTTGGACATGAAGTTCCTGTGATTGTAATTGCTAAAGAAGACCTGGAATTGTGCTTTTCTAACAATCCATTTTTAAAAGAAAAAGATATTGACATCAAGAAACTCTACATTGTTTTTGTTTCGATTGCTTTGAAAAAAGAAAGCATACACGATTTAAAAATCAGTCAGTTTAAGCCCGATGAAGCCAGTATTGATGAAAACAGAATCTATATTAAGTATGATATAGGTGCCGGAAAGACAAGATTAGAACTTAAATACATTGAGAAAAAACTAAATGTAATAGGAACAATGCGTAACCTGAATACCGTTACCAATTTGCTGGAGATGTATGTTTAG
- a CDS encoding ATP-dependent helicase has protein sequence MQKYIDQLNEAQRQPVLKKDGPMIIIAGAGSGKTRVLTIRIAYLMAQGIDAFNILSLTFTNKAAREMKHRISDIVGASEAKNLWMGTFHSIFARILRAESDHLGYPSNFTIYDSQDSARLISSIIKEMQLDRDIYKPKQILGRISNYKNSLITVKAYFNNPELVEADAMAKRPRLGEIYQQYVERCFKAGAMDFDDLLLKTNELLTRFPEVLAKYQNRFRYILVDEYQDTNHSQYLIVRALSDKFQNICVVGDDAQSIYAFRGANINNILNFQKDYEGVIMFRLEQNYRSTRNIVEAANTVMEHNKTKLDKVVWTANDFGAKIKVHRSLTDAEEGRFVASTIFEQKMQNQLHNGSFAILYRTNAQSRAMEDALRKRDIPYRIYGGLSFYQRKEIKDVLCYLRLVINPKDEEALIRVINYPARGIGDTTVEKLTIAANHYKRSIWEVMVNIDKIDLKLNAGTKNKIRDFVTMIQSFQVIDQNQDAFYVTDHVAKKTGLVQELKKDATPEGMAKIQNIEELLNGLKDFTEGQKEIDGARGALSEFMEDVALATDLDKDTSDEDRVALMTIHLAKGLEFPHVFVVGMEEDLFPSAMSMSTRSELEEERRLFYVALTRAEHQAYLTYAQSRYRWGKLTDSEPSRFIEEIDGQYLEYLTPAETNYRYKSPIDGDIFGDIDKSKLRLIKPVGSTPPKHVTTNEPKSDLNIRKLKPVTGTSPNNGAANLFDNKLTIGNIVMHERFGKGEIVNMEGVGADKKAEIKFEVGGIKKLLLRFAKLDVVG, from the coding sequence ATGCAAAAGTACATTGACCAGCTCAATGAAGCGCAACGACAACCTGTTTTGAAAAAAGACGGGCCAATGATTATTATTGCTGGAGCAGGTTCGGGAAAAACCCGTGTTTTAACAATTAGAATCGCCTATTTAATGGCTCAGGGTATTGATGCTTTCAATATCTTGTCGCTTACTTTTACGAATAAAGCTGCCCGCGAAATGAAGCACAGGATCTCAGATATTGTGGGAGCTTCTGAAGCAAAAAACCTTTGGATGGGAACTTTTCACTCGATTTTCGCGCGTATTCTTCGTGCAGAATCAGACCATTTGGGTTACCCTTCTAATTTTACGATTTATGACTCTCAGGATTCTGCCAGACTGATTTCTTCTATCATAAAAGAAATGCAGCTGGATAGAGACATTTATAAACCAAAACAGATTTTAGGTCGTATATCAAATTACAAAAACAGTTTGATTACAGTTAAAGCCTATTTCAATAATCCTGAATTGGTTGAAGCTGATGCCATGGCAAAAAGACCTCGTTTAGGAGAGATTTATCAGCAATACGTTGAGCGCTGTTTTAAGGCCGGCGCTATGGATTTTGATGATTTGTTATTGAAAACAAATGAGTTATTGACCAGATTTCCAGAAGTTTTAGCAAAATATCAAAACCGTTTTCGTTATATTTTGGTGGATGAGTACCAGGATACGAACCACTCTCAATACCTGATCGTAAGAGCGTTATCTGATAAATTTCAGAATATTTGTGTGGTTGGAGACGACGCTCAGAGTATTTATGCTTTCCGTGGAGCGAATATCAACAATATTCTGAACTTCCAGAAAGATTACGAAGGCGTAATCATGTTTCGTTTAGAGCAAAATTACCGTTCCACCCGTAATATCGTGGAAGCAGCAAATACGGTGATGGAACATAATAAAACCAAACTTGATAAAGTTGTTTGGACGGCAAATGATTTTGGCGCAAAAATTAAAGTCCACCGAAGTTTAACAGATGCTGAAGAGGGACGCTTTGTAGCCAGTACGATTTTTGAACAAAAGATGCAAAACCAACTGCATAATGGTTCGTTTGCCATCTTGTACCGTACCAATGCACAGTCACGTGCGATGGAGGATGCACTTCGTAAACGAGATATTCCCTATCGAATTTACGGTGGTTTATCCTTTTATCAGCGCAAAGAAATTAAAGATGTTTTGTGCTACCTTCGTTTGGTAATCAATCCGAAAGACGAAGAAGCCTTGATTCGTGTAATCAATTATCCGGCACGTGGAATTGGAGATACAACCGTCGAAAAACTTACGATTGCGGCAAATCATTACAAACGTTCGATTTGGGAAGTAATGGTTAATATTGACAAAATCGATTTAAAATTAAATGCCGGAACAAAGAATAAAATCAGAGATTTTGTTACAATGATCCAGAGTTTTCAGGTCATCGATCAGAATCAGGATGCTTTTTATGTTACAGATCATGTCGCTAAGAAAACAGGACTTGTTCAGGAATTAAAAAAAGATGCCACGCCGGAAGGAATGGCTAAAATTCAAAATATTGAAGAGCTCTTAAACGGTTTAAAAGATTTTACTGAAGGACAAAAAGAGATTGATGGTGCAAGAGGAGCTTTGTCTGAGTTTATGGAAGATGTGGCATTGGCTACAGATTTAGATAAAGATACTTCTGATGAAGATCGTGTGGCATTAATGACGATTCACCTTGCTAAAGGGCTAGAATTCCCTCACGTTTTTGTAGTAGGAATGGAGGAAGATTTGTTCCCAAGTGCGATGAGTATGAGTACACGCAGTGAATTGGAAGAAGAACGTCGTTTATTTTACGTAGCGCTTACCCGTGCCGAACATCAGGCTTATTTGACCTATGCACAATCACGTTACCGTTGGGGAAAACTGACCGACAGCGAACCATCTCGTTTTATTGAAGAAATTGACGGGCAGTACCTGGAATATTTAACACCGGCCGAAACCAATTATCGCTATAAATCTCCAATCGACGGAGATATTTTTGGAGATATTGATAAGTCAAAACTACGATTGATAAAACCTGTAGGAAGTACACCGCCTAAACATGTTACAACCAATGAGCCAAAATCGGATTTGAATATTAGAAAATTAAAACCCGTTACTGGAACCAGTCCAAACAATGGAGCCGCCAATTTGTTTGATAATAAGCTCACCATTGGAAACATAGTGATGCACGAACGTTTTGGGAAAGGTGAAATCGTCAACATGGAAGGTGTTGGTGCTGATAAAAAAGCTGAAATAAAATTTGAAGTGGGCGGAATCAAGAAATTGTTGTTAAGATTTGCTAAATTAGATGTTGTAGGGTAA
- a CDS encoding carboxypeptidase-like regulatory domain-containing protein gives MKNIICISFLIISINTFAQNINGKVFNKNKAPLAGASIYLDGTTIGTVADENGNFTLNYDPKANNILVISFMGYENEYLATFDLKKELNIYLTEAKNKLNEVVVSRKDLFKRVDKLKLFRTLFIGKRHNVVIQNEDDIYFKYDKEKFILRAFSDRPLIIVNPELGYKVDYQLQNFEVKFIKLSVSLKDAIQNYYAGLSHFVEIDSSVETLKRREEAFQGSQIQFFRNLANNTLEEYNFVLSKSNKKVIANNCFKLTKDEFSTKVEVISQPRGLENDKFIASYDLTFNNKEKSNITFETKTFYIYKYGNNSNIENIIFLGKFAEVGVGDMLPLNYGIKDDLQEVLN, from the coding sequence ATGAAAAACATAATTTGCATTTCTTTTTTAATTATTTCTATAAATACTTTTGCCCAGAATATTAATGGGAAAGTTTTTAATAAAAATAAGGCACCATTAGCAGGAGCTAGTATTTATCTTGACGGAACTACAATTGGCACTGTTGCTGATGAAAATGGAAATTTCACTTTAAATTACGACCCGAAAGCAAATAATATTCTAGTTATAAGCTTTATGGGGTACGAGAATGAGTATCTTGCAACTTTCGATTTAAAAAAGGAACTCAATATATATCTGACTGAAGCAAAAAACAAACTAAATGAGGTAGTAGTAAGCAGAAAAGATTTGTTTAAAAGAGTGGATAAACTTAAGCTTTTCAGAACCCTTTTTATAGGAAAGAGACATAATGTTGTTATTCAGAATGAAGATGATATTTACTTTAAATATGATAAAGAAAAGTTTATTCTAAGAGCTTTCTCAGACCGACCATTGATAATAGTCAATCCTGAATTAGGGTATAAAGTTGATTATCAGTTACAAAATTTTGAAGTGAAATTTATAAAACTAAGTGTGTCTCTAAAAGATGCAATACAAAATTACTATGCTGGTTTAAGTCATTTTGTAGAAATAGACAGTTCTGTTGAAACATTAAAACGAAGAGAAGAAGCGTTTCAGGGATCGCAAATTCAGTTTTTTAGAAATCTAGCAAATAATACCTTAGAAGAATATAATTTCGTTCTATCTAAGAGTAATAAAAAAGTTATAGCAAATAATTGTTTCAAGTTGACAAAAGATGAGTTCTCTACAAAAGTGGAAGTAATTAGCCAGCCAAGAGGATTGGAAAACGATAAATTTATTGCTTCGTATGATCTTACATTCAATAATAAAGAAAAGTCAAATATTACTTTTGAGACAAAAACGTTCTATATTTATAAGTACGGAAATAACTCCAATATTGAGAATATTATTTTTCTGGGGAAATTTGCAGAAGTAGGAGTAGGAGATATGTTACCGTTGAACTATGGAATAAAAGATGACTTGCAAGAAGTTTTAAATTAA